TATTTTGACAAGCAAAATCAAGGTTTACaagacattaaaaaaatggcaatttcCAATACACTTTTCACGTCAGGGTTATTCTAGCAAAGCCGTGAAAAAGCTTTTGTGTGGTATGGATTTCTGCTCATTCGCGGGcgatttaacaaaaaaaaaatccagtcAACATTGAGCAACCAATTTCAAACACTATTATGACTTCATATTTATTACTTCATTGCCGTCTCAAGAACATATCCATAGCAAGAGGCTGTCATTTTGACAGTTTAACTAGTACTATCAACAAAGTTCTGTAGATGGGCCCTTTATGTTTTAAGTTTTATTGTAATCTTATTAGGTCATACAAgatattaaaatgaaaaaggaTGTCTTAATGAAATAATCGTAACAACAACGTTCAAACTATAACTATAACTAtataagatttaaaatgttccttGGGATGAGCATGGTTGGTGATGACCAATGCCCTGCTTTGATGAGGATCCGTCAGTATAAAAATGGTCACTATTAGCATGGCCATGTTTATCCACAAACGTGCTGACAATTATCATCCGACGAAGGTTATTGGAGATATCTTTATTTGCATCCCTCAACGGGCTATCTGTACTTAAAATGGAACTGCGGGACTTTTCCTGTTTACTGATAGCTGAAACAGGACAAACAGAAAACTAAATGTTGTCACGACAATGCCGTAGACACGTACCCTATGCGATAGCGTCAGATTTTTACAATAGTGTGTAGATGCCTTTTTAGCttgttaaaatgtttttagcTTGTTGTGGCTTCTCTAAAAGCAATTTTGTAGATGATGAAAGCTGTTTTAAATTGTTCGTTGTGTAGACTTTATGGCAAAACGTTCCAGCCTAGATAGCCATCTAAATTGATCTAAAtctaaacacacaaacgcactaAAACACGTCCTTACTTTCGTCCTAACTTTACAGAGATGTGAACAACAACATCATGGAGTTGCTGATCATGGCGTACGCGTGCAAAACCTCCTCGGCAAAATCGATCGTCGGCGTGATCCCGTACCTGCCGTACTCGAAGCAGTGCAAGATGCGCAAACGGGGCTGCATCGTCTCGAAGCTGCTGGCGAAGATGATGTGCACCTCCGGCCTGTCCCACATCATCACGATGGATCTGCACCAGAAGGAAATACAGGGCTTCTTCGACTGTCCGGTGGACAATCTGCGCGCCTCCCCGTTTCTGCTGCAGTACATCCAGGAAAGCATCCCCGACTACCGCAACTCGGTGATCGTGGCCCGCAATCCGGGCTCGGCAAAGAAGGCCACCTCGTACGCGGAACGGTTGCGCCTCGGCATCGCCGTGATACACGGCGAGCAGAAGGAATCGGAAGCGGACGAAGTCGACGGGCGCAACTCGCCGCCGACGCTGCCGAAATCGCGCACGATGGACGTGTCCGGCGGGGTGCCGATCCACCCGGCGAAGGAGAAGCCGCCGATCAACGTGGTGGGCGACGTCGGTGGCCGGATCGCGATCATGGTGGACGACCTGATCGACGACGTGCAGTCGTTCGTGGCGGCGGCCGAGGTGCTGAAGGACCGGGGTGCGTACAAAATCTACGTGCTCGCGACGCACGGCCTGCTCAGTCAGGATGCGCCCCGCCTGATCGAGGATTCCGCCATcgacgtggtggtggtgacgaaCACGATACCGCACGAAATCCAGAAGATGCAGTGCCACAAGATTAAAACGATCGATATCAGTATTCTGCTGGCGGAAGCGATCAGGCGCATACACAACAAGGAGTCGATGTCATATCTGTTCAAGAACGTCACGCTGGAGGACTAGGGAGTGAGGCGGCGCGTTTGTTTCGTGCTAACGATTTGGCCTACACCACACATCAACACAGCGTGCTTtactatctttttttttcctcctgcaAACTTACTTGGTGCTTTTGGTAAAATCGCATTTTACACACCCACACTTACATTCAGGCatgagagaagaaaacaaaaaccaaacaaaacataagtTGTGTCCGGCGGCCCTGCACTGAAACAGTTTTTGGGAAGGAAGGTACGCTAACAAGGCGCGAACAGCAGGGACCAAACCACAACCAACCTTTCAAGCAACGAAGATAGGCATACATGTTCTCAAAACGACCCTTTCGATTTTAATTCATAATTTTACTTACTTTGTTTTTATcgtgaaatgtttcatgttCTGTAAACGGCTAGTTCCATTGTTTCTATTTGTACTATCGTTTTCTCCTCTCCCCTTACCACTTTGCTTCctgcacacacagagacaaagaacagaagaataaaaaaaaaaaaacataaatatgatAGTTTAGTCAATATATAGTGTAGCGTTAGAGAAAGTAAGGATGTTGCTCGATGCAACGATCTgtgagcaaacaaacaaaaatctgaaACCCTGAATGCTAGAACGTACTCTACAGGAAACAAAGATTGTGcaggcaaaacaaacatgaaGAAAGCATGTCCAACCGAGCAAAACAGCTAAAGAAAGATCGCACAGCCCAACCCTCGATGCGAAGCTTTCAgctattttgttgttgttgtttctagTTGTGCTCTGGTTTAAGGAAAAAAGCGGCAAAAACACGATGAGTATGAGGGAGGACTGGATGAGGATCTGGATCAATAAAGTACACAATGATTTTTGGAATTTTATTCCTTACACCGTTAGATAATAATCGTGGCCGTCGCtaagtattttttgttactctGATGGGCAGGAGAAAGAAAATTGGAAGATTGGATGGAAAAGACCAAGTGTACCAACATCAACCCCGATTCTCCCACCCATTCCCAGCGTTGAAGAAAATTGTACGATTTTCAATGTTTGTGTTCACCTTGTTgttattcttgttttttttttcttcttttttcctatAGTTCCAGATGTGACAGGGAGTAAAATGTTCTGTGCTTCGGTTAGTAGTTGAGTTACATTTTCTTTgcatttgcattattttttttttgttttgtttttaccttAGCGTGCGCGCAGTGCACATTTCATTCTACTGTTTTGTTGATACCTTGTTTcgttcttttctgttttcttttttgtttgtttatctcGGACATTGTATACGCTCTTTGTGTTtatatgcgtttttttttcaaaattgggAGTTCTAGCGACATTTTAAAACTGTGCCTTAATGGTTGGTGTGCGTGGACgagtttctgttttttttttggttcacgGCGCATTTGCATCTGTTCTCTCCAGTTTCGCTGTATCTTTATTCCTGTTGTCCAAAACCCTGTTTGCCAGTTATCTCCGTTTGCAGATTGTAAAAGGGAATTTGCGAATGTGTAACCTTGTACGTgtggttgggtgtgtgtgtgtgtatgtgtgcatgtgctgTTCCCATTTTACATCTCGCAGATCACCGTCGCCAGCTGGAGGTCCGATTCGTCGGCCATGCGCATCGTCACCATGGCCTGGTTGCTGTACCGCCCGCTAGAGATCAGCCGCACCGAGGTCGTACCGCACAGGATGGTCTGGTCCAGGTCCACGCGACCGCGGCTCCGGCCACAGATGGTGCTCGCGCGTACCAGCTGGTAGGACGGGTCCAGTCCAACCGAGCCACCGACCTCGAGCCTATCATCCATTCTGACGCGTTCGCACTGGAAAATCAGCAATAGATGAATTGAACGGGAAGTTAAACAACGTCATTCAGGGAATGAGAAGTTCCGGGAAGATCAAGGATATCGCATGTaataagaattaaaaaaatacttcaattAAAAGTACCATATTTTAGCGTGTATGACGACCCCCTTTTAGGACCAAAAATGACCAAAATCATGTTGAGGGGGTCGTTATACACGAGTAGTGACTTTTCAATTACAGCTGAGACATCCCTTTTGTTTACATACGAAGACTAGAAATAGTAAGGAGTGTATCTAAGGAAATACACAAGCAAAAAGGAAGAGATCTGGAAACAATTGATCTCCCTGGttgtttaaattgaaataCTGAAATTCATAAAAAGGAATCAAAGAGGTTTACAACTAAAGCTCCGAAAATACCAAAAGAATACTAAGGTAAATTGATGGCCTTCCATTCGCTTGTCCtagaagcacaaaaaaaaacaaatttgatCTAAATCAAATTGGTAACATAGacatttgtttttgaattttgtaacattagaaataataaaaaactttgttttccaaaatttttcaataattcttCCCTGTGATGAATAGGTCGTTATAAACGGTAAAATACGACACTCATTGCCTGGAACGTTTGGAGATGTCCAACATTAAAGGCATGTGTGGAAGTCATTCAAGTTGATCTATCTAGTGATATCCATTAATTTGATTCACACACATGTCTGAAGAATGAAGAAGAATATGTAGACTTCAAATTGACTCCCAATAAGGGTGACACCTCCAAACGTATTTCCATCCAAGATCGGCTTGTGTGGGAATACGTCTAAAACGAGCCCATTAGATCCTCCTATTAAGGAGGAGGACTTTATCTATAGTTTACATAACTGCTCTAACAATACATAACATTTTGTAGCTGACTTCCGATGCCGATGCTCGGGCGGACCAGATTAACGTCGCAACAAGGATACTTACGTAACGGACACTCTCATTGATTTCTCCCACCTCCACGGCGACGACGGATACAACGGCCGGGAACAGAGCAGTCAGCGTGCAGTTCCGACGCAGGCCATAGTTACGCAACATGTAGTACGGTGCCAAACCCTCCGCCATGATGTTGCATGCTGCATTGGATGGAAGCAGACGTGAGAATGagggctttttgtttgtttgttggtttgtttgtcaACGGTACAGGACACTCACGCTTTGGATTGTGATGGAATCGGGCGGACAGGACGAACGAACCACGCTCGGGTATGCGGTACTGTACCAGGGCCGCATTCTGGCTCGAGCGAAACACCCAAGCGTTCGAGGCGGCACCGACCGTTTTGGGCGGCCACGGTCCGCCCCCGGCCGACGCTCCCTGCTCGGCACAGAACTCCTGCACCCGCAGCTCCAGCGGCTTCTCGTGGTCGCGCTCGCCCGGGAAGTATTGCCCGTTCAGCTCCCAGCCGTCGACGAACGCCATCAGCCCGCCGGTGCGGCAGTCCACGTTCACCTGCCTCATCGTCACCTCGATGGTTTGGTCGGGATCGGCCACAAAGTACACCCCGCACACGGTCGCCGCGCCCAGCGTAGGGTCATCCGGGTCGGCACGTTCCGCGGACTCGACGCCCGGCGTCATCCAGTGGGCGCCGTGCTTGGACGTCGATCTTACCGGTGGCAGCTTGACGAACGAAAACTCGCCCTCCTCCGACGTGACGTGCATACAGTCTGCGGGGAATGGTTTTGGGCGGGAGGAGCAGCATGTCAGTGTC
The Anopheles arabiensis isolate DONGOLA chromosome X, AaraD3, whole genome shotgun sequence DNA segment above includes these coding regions:
- the LOC120905559 gene encoding phosphoribosyl pyrophosphate synthase-associated protein 2 isoform X3; the encoded protein is MDAPATSDIVIINGNSHPDLANLIANRLGVANGGCAVYHKTNRETMVEIGDSVRGKDIYIIQTGTKDVNNNIMELLIMAYACKTSSAKSIVGVIPYLPYSKQCKMRKRGCIVSKLLAKMMCTSGLSHIITMDLHQKEIQGFFDCPVDNLRASPFLLQYIQESIPDYRNSVIVARNPGSAKKATSYAERLRLGIAVIHGEQKESEADEVDGRNSPPTLPKSRTMDVSGGVPIHPAKEKPPINVVGDVGGRIAIMVDDLIDDVQSFVAAAEVLKDRGAYKIYVLATHGLLSQDAPRLIEDSAIDVVVVTNTIPHEIQKMQCHKIKTIDISILLAEAIRRIHNKESMSYLFKNVTLED
- the LOC120905559 gene encoding phosphoribosyl pyrophosphate synthase-associated protein 2 isoform X2, which translates into the protein MCVLGSIRPAKHLKLDSMDAPATSDIVIINGNSHPDLANLIANRLGVANGGCAVYHKTNRETMVEIGDSVRGKDIYIIQTGTKDVNNNIMELLIMAYACKTSSAKSIVGVIPYLPYSKQCKMRKRGCIVSKLLAKMMCTSGLSHIITMDLHQKEIQGFFDCPVDNLRASPFLLQYIQESIPDYRNSVIVARNPGSAKKATSYAERLRLGIAVIHGEQKESEADEVDGRNSPPTLPKSRTMDVSGGVPIHPAKEKPPINVVGDVGGRIAIMVDDLIDDVQSFVAAAEVLKDRGAYKIYVLATHGLLSQDAPRLIEDSAIDVVVVTNTIPHEIQKMQCHKIKTIDISILLAEAIRRIHNKESMSYLFKNVTLED
- the LOC120905559 gene encoding phosphoribosyl pyrophosphate synthase-associated protein 2 isoform X1, whose product is MLLSRNKLGSIRPAKHLKLDSMDAPATSDIVIINGNSHPDLANLIANRLGVANGGCAVYHKTNRETMVEIGDSVRGKDIYIIQTGTKDVNNNIMELLIMAYACKTSSAKSIVGVIPYLPYSKQCKMRKRGCIVSKLLAKMMCTSGLSHIITMDLHQKEIQGFFDCPVDNLRASPFLLQYIQESIPDYRNSVIVARNPGSAKKATSYAERLRLGIAVIHGEQKESEADEVDGRNSPPTLPKSRTMDVSGGVPIHPAKEKPPINVVGDVGGRIAIMVDDLIDDVQSFVAAAEVLKDRGAYKIYVLATHGLLSQDAPRLIEDSAIDVVVVTNTIPHEIQKMQCHKIKTIDISILLAEAIRRIHNKESMSYLFKNVTLED
- the LOC120905561 gene encoding corticotropin-releasing factor-binding protein, with product MAMRGVMMLFFQVLILCFQAKAWHAVRRSFELEHTTAPQEKLHLITDCMHVTSEEGEFSFVKLPPVRSTSKHGAHWMTPGVESAERADPDDPTLGAATVCGVYFVADPDQTIEVTMRQVNVDCRTGGLMAFVDGWELNGQYFPGERDHEKPLELRVQEFCAEQGASAGGGPWPPKTVGAASNAWVFRSSQNAALVQYRIPERGSFVLSARFHHNPKPCNIMAEGLAPYYMLRNYGLRRNCTLTALFPAVVSVVAVEVGEINESVRYCERVRMDDRLEVGGSVGLDPSYQLVRASTICGRSRGRVDLDQTILCGTTSVRLISSGRYSNQAMVTMRMADESDLQLATVICEM